In Prevotella sp. oral taxon 475, one DNA window encodes the following:
- a CDS encoding DUF4924 family protein, whose translation MYIAQELRKKSIAEYLLYMWQVEDLVRAYDCSLQRIKKEYVSRFDYTDEQKEELTDWYGNLVRMINSEGCREKGHLQINRILVQDLTELHNRLLQSSTFPFYNAEYYKVLPFIVELRNKGRKEISEIETCLDALYGVMLLRLKGQPVTPDTTHAIKEITTFVGMLSDYYLKDKTEGLNFEDD comes from the coding sequence ATGTATATCGCTCAAGAACTCAGAAAGAAAAGTATTGCCGAATACCTCTTATATATGTGGCAGGTGGAAGATCTTGTCAGGGCTTACGACTGCTCGCTGCAACGCATTAAGAAAGAGTATGTTTCGCGGTTCGACTACACCGACGAACAGAAAGAGGAACTAACCGACTGGTATGGTAATCTCGTCCGGATGATCAACAGCGAGGGATGCCGAGAGAAAGGGCATCTGCAAATCAATCGAATTCTGGTGCAAGATCTTACCGAACTGCACAACCGATTGTTGCAAAGTTCGACATTCCCTTTCTACAATGCCGAATATTATAAGGTTCTGCCTTTCATTGTGGAACTACGGAACAAAGGCCGTAAGGAGATAAGCGAGATAGAAACTTGCCTGGATGCGCTCTATGGTGTGATGTTGCTTCGGCTGAAGGGGCAGCCGGTTACTCCCGATACGACGCATGCCATCAAAGAAATCACCACGTTTGTTGGAATGCTCTCTGACTATTATCTCAAAGATAAAACCGAGGGATTGAACTTTGAGGACGATTGA
- a CDS encoding LysE family translocator → MPFPFHIDIVDLVFKGILIGLIASAPMGPVGVLCVQRTLNKGRWYGFITGLGAAVSDMIYALVTGYGMSFIMDLITAPKTLFALKILGSVMLMLFGIYCFKSNPTKKVHFSGKGKGTLVHNGVTAFLVTFSNPLIIFLFMATFAQFAFVIPNKPWLMAGGYLGIVLGALLWWFGLTWLIDKIRGKFDNGGIILINKVIGSVVIIFSVIFLLGTVFNLYTFEY, encoded by the coding sequence ATGCCATTTCCTTTTCATATAGATATCGTAGATTTGGTATTCAAGGGAATACTCATTGGACTTATCGCTTCGGCTCCAATGGGACCTGTCGGTGTGCTCTGTGTTCAGCGCACTTTGAACAAAGGTAGGTGGTATGGATTCATTACCGGATTGGGGGCTGCCGTCAGTGATATGATCTATGCACTGGTGACGGGCTATGGTATGAGTTTTATCATGGATCTCATCACGGCTCCGAAGACGCTGTTCGCACTGAAAATACTAGGCAGTGTGATGCTGATGCTTTTCGGGATCTATTGTTTTAAGTCGAACCCCACGAAGAAAGTGCACTTCAGCGGAAAGGGAAAAGGCACGTTGGTGCATAATGGGGTGACGGCTTTCCTGGTGACGTTTTCCAATCCTTTGATTATCTTTCTCTTTATGGCGACGTTTGCACAGTTTGCCTTTGTCATTCCCAATAAGCCCTGGCTGATGGCTGGCGGATACCTCGGTATTGTATTGGGAGCGTTACTGTGGTGGTTTGGATTGACGTGGTTGATCGATAAAATTCGTGGAAAGTTTGACAACGGAGGCATTATCCTTATTAATAAAGTGATAGGCAGTGTCGTGATCATCTTCTCGGTGATATTCCTTCTCGGTACGGTTTTCAATCTCTACACCTTCGAATACTGA
- a CDS encoding glycoside hydrolase family 125 protein, with translation MRKNFFTAVIFLLPTLLQAQENKLYGEQYIKAIADNTRLYVSKRPEVKDRLFRSEAVDKKIEEVKKLLKNNHYLAWMFENCFPNTLETTVHYRKTNGEDDTFVYTGDIPAMWLRDSGAQVFPYVRLASKDPKLKSMLRGVILRQLRQINIDPYANAFNDGPTGEGHHTDKTDMQPEVFERKYEIDSLCYPIRLAYQYWLATGDGSIFGQLWLNAIQKILTTFKEQQRKEGPGNYRFERETTRQTETLGGDGYGSPVRPVGLIASAFRPSDDATTMLFLIPSNFMAVSSLRKAAEILSKVNNDEVLSQQCSVLADEVAEALKRYAVADHPKYGKIYAFEVDGYGGRTLMDDANVPSLLALGYMGDVPLNDPIYQNTRRFVWSEDNPWFFRGKAGEGIGGPHIGANYPWQMSIMMKAFTATNDKEIESCIRMLMQTDGNTGVMHESFNKDDAANYTRAWFAWPNTLFGELILKLIDDGKAPLLNSIHVDK, from the coding sequence ATGAGAAAAAACTTTTTCACAGCAGTTATTTTCCTGCTACCCACGCTATTACAAGCACAAGAAAACAAGCTCTACGGAGAGCAATACATCAAAGCCATTGCCGACAACACCCGCCTGTATGTCTCCAAACGACCGGAGGTGAAAGACCGATTGTTCCGCTCGGAAGCCGTAGATAAAAAAATTGAGGAAGTTAAAAAACTATTGAAAAACAACCATTACCTGGCCTGGATGTTCGAAAACTGCTTTCCCAACACCTTAGAAACCACCGTACATTATAGAAAAACGAATGGCGAAGACGACACTTTCGTCTACACGGGAGATATTCCTGCCATGTGGCTTCGAGACTCAGGAGCACAAGTATTTCCCTACGTGCGCCTGGCCTCCAAAGATCCAAAACTCAAATCGATGCTCCGCGGAGTGATTTTGCGACAGTTGCGACAAATCAATATCGACCCATACGCCAACGCTTTTAACGACGGACCGACGGGAGAAGGACATCACACCGACAAAACCGACATGCAACCTGAGGTATTCGAGCGTAAATACGAAATCGACTCGCTCTGCTACCCCATCCGTTTGGCCTATCAATATTGGCTAGCCACAGGCGACGGCTCCATCTTTGGTCAACTGTGGCTGAACGCCATCCAAAAAATTCTCACCACTTTCAAAGAGCAACAACGCAAAGAGGGCCCTGGAAACTATCGCTTTGAACGCGAAACAACACGGCAAACCGAAACTCTGGGCGGCGACGGATATGGTTCGCCCGTACGACCGGTGGGACTCATCGCCTCCGCCTTTCGTCCTTCAGACGATGCCACAACGATGTTGTTCCTCATTCCCTCCAACTTCATGGCCGTATCATCGCTTCGTAAAGCCGCAGAAATTCTCTCAAAAGTGAACAACGACGAGGTTCTGAGCCAGCAATGTTCGGTCTTGGCCGACGAAGTGGCAGAGGCCTTGAAGCGATATGCCGTGGCAGACCATCCCAAATATGGAAAGATATACGCTTTCGAGGTAGACGGATACGGCGGAAGAACACTGATGGACGATGCCAACGTGCCCAGTCTGCTGGCCTTGGGATATATGGGCGATGTCCCCCTGAACGACCCTATCTATCAAAATACCCGCCGTTTTGTTTGGAGCGAAGACAATCCTTGGTTTTTCCGAGGTAAGGCAGGCGAAGGCATTGGTGGTCCGCACATCGGTGCCAATTATCCTTGGCAGATGAGCATCATGATGAAAGCCTTCACCGCCACCAACGACAAAGAGATTGAAAGTTGCATTCGCATGCTCATGCAGACCGACGGCAACACCGGCGTTATGCACGAATCGTTCAACAAAGACGATGCCGCCAACTACACTCGTGCCTGGTTTGCTTGGCCCAATACGCTCTTCGGCGAACTAATTCTCAAGCTCATAGACGACGGAAAGGCTCCCCTGCTCAACAGCATCCATGTAGACAAATAA
- a CDS encoding ROK family protein: MNGQTELKPYVIGLDLGGTNSIFGIVDIRGEIKATTAIKTQAYDNVEDYVKASLDALHIIIDQVGGIGTIKAMGIGAPNGNYYTGTIEFAPNLAWGHDSVIPLAKMFEEGLGIPVALTNDANAAAIGEMAYGVARGMKNFMVITLGTGVGSGIVVNGQVVYGSDGFAGELGHVIVDKNGRSCGCGRHGCLETYCSATGVARSAREFLEKTTTPSVLREMKPEDITSFEVSMAAEKGDKLALDVYEFTGRMLGEACANFAAFSSPEAFIFFGGLTKAGKLLMEPLKKAYEENVLKIYQNKAKFLLSALEGSSAAVLGASAVGWEL; encoded by the coding sequence ATGAACGGACAAACAGAACTGAAACCATACGTAATTGGTTTAGACCTGGGCGGAACAAATTCCATCTTCGGGATTGTAGACATCAGAGGTGAGATCAAAGCCACCACCGCCATCAAGACCCAAGCATACGATAATGTGGAAGACTATGTCAAAGCATCGCTCGATGCCCTGCACATCATCATCGATCAAGTGGGCGGTATCGGAACAATCAAGGCCATGGGTATCGGTGCTCCTAATGGGAACTACTACACCGGAACCATCGAATTTGCGCCCAACCTCGCCTGGGGACACGATAGTGTCATTCCCTTGGCCAAGATGTTCGAAGAGGGTTTGGGCATTCCCGTCGCCCTGACAAACGATGCTAACGCAGCCGCCATCGGCGAAATGGCTTACGGTGTGGCACGCGGCATGAAGAATTTTATGGTTATTACGCTCGGGACCGGCGTCGGTTCGGGTATCGTTGTCAACGGACAAGTGGTATATGGAAGCGACGGATTTGCCGGCGAATTAGGCCATGTCATCGTCGATAAAAACGGTCGCAGCTGCGGTTGTGGCAGACACGGTTGCCTCGAAACCTACTGTTCGGCCACGGGTGTGGCACGTTCGGCACGCGAGTTTCTCGAGAAAACCACTACCCCTTCTGTTCTACGCGAGATGAAGCCCGAAGACATTACCTCCTTCGAAGTATCGATGGCTGCAGAGAAGGGCGATAAACTAGCCCTTGATGTCTACGAATTCACTGGGCGCATGTTAGGCGAAGCATGTGCAAATTTTGCCGCATTCTCTTCTCCCGAGGCCTTTATCTTTTTCGGTGGACTCACCAAAGCGGGTAAACTCCTCATGGAACCACTCAAGAAAGCCTATGAAGAAAACGTCTTGAAGATTTATCAAAACAAGGCCAAGTTCCTGCTCAGTGCCTTGGAAGGGTCGTCGGCAGCAGTGCTTGGAGCCAGTGCTGTAGGTTGGGAACTATAA
- the rfbD gene encoding dTDP-4-dehydrorhamnose reductase: MNILITGCNGQLGNEMQRLQTENTQHRWFNTDVSELDITRQSDVEQFVSTHEIDGIVNCAAYTAVDQAESNPQLCTALNAEAPAYLAAAVAKRNGWMVQISTDYVFDGTHHIPYIETDTPCPNSVYGDTKLAGELAVQRFCSRSAIVRTAWLYSRFGNNFVKTMLRLGRERKELGVIFDQIGTPTYARDLARAIFTMIEAGIRAGVYHFSNEGVASWFDFAKSIHRLAGINTCRVSPLHTAEYPTPARRPAYSVLDKTKIKTTYGIKIPHWEESLCECLAEM, from the coding sequence ATGAATATCTTGATAACAGGTTGCAACGGACAGCTGGGCAATGAAATGCAGCGGTTGCAGACTGAAAATACGCAACACCGTTGGTTCAATACCGACGTTTCCGAGCTTGACATCACCCGTCAATCGGATGTCGAACAATTTGTGTCTACCCATGAAATAGACGGCATTGTGAACTGTGCCGCCTACACTGCTGTAGACCAAGCCGAAAGCAATCCTCAGCTCTGCACCGCCCTCAACGCTGAAGCCCCTGCCTATTTGGCCGCAGCCGTGGCCAAAAGAAATGGATGGATGGTGCAGATTTCGACAGACTATGTCTTCGATGGAACTCACCACATACCCTATATAGAGACCGACACGCCCTGTCCCAATAGCGTTTACGGCGATACGAAGCTGGCCGGTGAATTGGCTGTACAGCGGTTTTGCTCTCGTTCAGCCATTGTTCGCACGGCCTGGCTCTATAGTCGGTTTGGCAATAACTTCGTAAAAACGATGTTGCGCTTGGGACGTGAGCGGAAGGAACTGGGTGTGATTTTCGATCAAATCGGTACGCCCACTTACGCCCGCGACCTTGCCCGCGCTATCTTCACAATGATAGAAGCTGGCATCCGTGCAGGCGTCTATCACTTTTCGAATGAAGGTGTGGCCAGTTGGTTCGACTTTGCCAAAAGTATTCACCGCCTTGCGGGTATCAATACCTGCCGTGTCAGTCCGTTGCACACGGCCGAATATCCTACTCCCGCCCGGCGTCCGGCCTACAGCGTGCTCGATAAAACGAAGATTAAAACCACCTACGGTATTAAGATACCTCATTGGGAAGAATCCTTGTGCGAGTGTCTCGCCGAGATGTAA